The Oncorhynchus mykiss isolate Arlee chromosome 28, USDA_OmykA_1.1, whole genome shotgun sequence genome includes a window with the following:
- the LOC110508214 gene encoding growth/differentiation factor 3-like: MNIDISSENKPTMSSSVTQCFLFSWVVLLFSLCQGEGRIHLGQEENQRALVLESVKTGILSSMGMEREARPREMASEEELMRMHRLYRETLRQLRRSSSQEGETQRSPRRASTVLHPATVEPLKVLWSDEEHPSDMLWYRAVFHKNPHIRKELTLARAELKLYRQLLDGSKAAEPTIRDEVHVKIYETKPLNSSLLIHTETLVQTVAARTGDLTLDIRTVVGKWSGRSDGHSLVVEVELALEEGTDPKRTPQMVLEVDLVEPRSAGRRRRTRSNKEDNCDEDGSCCRKSINVSFKEIGWSDWVVAPTGYNMHFCDGSCPHNYKPASMHAQAKSRLHHINKGATPHPCCVPAAYEPVILMHYDSWGKLKLTPFNDLIVSKCHCA, from the exons ATGAACATTGACATCTCCTCTGAGAACAAACCTACCATGTCTAGCTCAGTCACACAGTGCTTTCTCTTCTCTTGGGTGGTCCTCCTCTTCAGCCTCTGTCAGGGGGAGGGCCGAATCCACCTGGGGCAGGAGGAGAACCAGAGGGCCTTGGTCTTGGAGTCAGTGAAGACAGGGATCCTGAGCTCCATGGGGATGGAAAGGGAGGCCAGGCCCAGGGAAATGGCTTCAGAAGAGGAGCTGATGAGGATGCATAGGCTCTACAGGGAAACACTGAGGCAGCTGAGAAGGAGCTCCAGTCAGGAGGGGGAAACCCAGCGTTCCCCAAGGAGGGCATCCACTGTGCTTCATCCAGCCACAG TGGAGCCTCTCAAAGTGCTTTGGAGTGATGAGGAACATCCATCAGATATGCTTTGGTACAGAGCTGTATTCCACAAGAACCCACACATCAGGAAGGAGCTCACTTTGGCCCGGGCTGAGCTGAAGCTCTACAGACAGCTGTTGGATGGCTCTAAAGCTGCCGAGCCCACAATTAGGGATGAGGTTCATGTGAAGATCTATGAGACGAAACCACTGAACTCTTCTCTATTGATTCACACAGAGACCCTTGTTCAGACGGTCGCTGCAAGAACTGGTGATTTGACTTTGGACATCAGAACTGTGGTTGGTAAGTGGAGTGGGAGGTCGGACGGCCACTCTCTGGTTGTGGAAGTAGAACTGGCCTTAGAAGAGGGAACTGATCCCAAGAGGACCCCTCAGATGGTCCTGGAGGTAGACCTTGTAGAACCTAGATCAGCAGGCAGAAGAAGACGGACTCGCTCCAACAAAGAGGACAACTGTGACGAAGACGGTAGCTGCTGCCGAAAATCCATCAATGTGTCCTTCAAGGAGATTGGCTGGTCAGACTGGGTCGTGGCCCCCACTGGTTACAACATGCATTTCTGCGACGGCTCCTGTCCACACAACTACAAGCCAGCCAGCATGCACGCGCAGGCAAAGTCTCGTCTTCACCACATCAACAAGGGAGCAACACCTCACCCCTGTTGTGTGCCGGCAGCCTACGAGCCTGTGATCCTCATGCACTATGACAGTTGGGGAAAGTTGAAGCTCACACCCTTCAATGACTTGATTGTCAGCAAATGCCACTGTGCTTGA